In Cololabis saira isolate AMF1-May2022 chromosome 14, fColSai1.1, whole genome shotgun sequence, a single genomic region encodes these proteins:
- the LOC133460291 gene encoding lysophosphatidic acid receptor 6-like, whose product MELWNITDLQAEPNSALSNCTVDTSYRFTFYQVSYSVIFLLGLATNGMALRRLCSTLRTMNSTAIYLASLSTADLFFVISLPMRIYYYHQKSRAVSHKTGDLSSWNPGAGYCQVTFILKYISLYGGIFFLVCIAVDRYWAVVHPLASPHRRMRIAQVVSGGIWCLVLGLSVCLPLLYLAASHQHQPCLFDPSSYRHRTIILVALGLVMGSFLLPTLTLCYSYCRVMTVLRNSRRRSHRRNHRYTLRVIYLVLGVHLLCFLPYHVNLLGYTLTQVKLVPHCGLAKVTMAAHPVVLSLASFNCCLNPLVYYFSSSLLHREAPRGRVRGSK is encoded by the coding sequence ATGGAACTGTGGAATATTACTGACCTGCAGGCCGAGCCAAACTCGGCTTTGTCCAACTGCACAGTGGACACCAGCTACCGCTTCACCTTTTACCAAGTGTCCTATAGTGTCATCTTTCTGCTGGGACTGGCCACCAACGGCATGGCTCTGCGCAGGCTTTGTTCCACGCTCCGCACCATGAACTCCACAGCCATCTACTTAGCCAGTCTGTCCACCGCCGACCTGTTTTTCGTCATCTCTCTGCCGATGAGAATCTATTACTACCACCAAAAGTCTCGGGCCGTCTCTCACAAGACCGGAGATCTCTCCAGCTGGAACCCCGGAGCCGGTTACTGCCAGGTCACGTTCATCCTGAAGTACATCAGCTTATATGGGGGCATCTTCTTCCTCGTGTGCATCGCGGTGGACCGGTACTGGGCCGTGGTGCATCCTCTGGCATCTCCACACCGCAGGATGCGCATTGCACAGGTGGTAAGTGGGGGGATCTGGTGCCTGGTGCTGGGACTCAGTGTGTGTCTGCCTTTGCTGTACTTGGCAGCGTCCCACCAACACCAGCCGTGTCTGTTTGACCCCTCCTCATATCGCCACCGAACTATCATCCTGGTAGCCCTCGGCTTAGTGATGGGGTCGTTTCTACTGCCGACGCTGACGCTCTGCTACAGTTACTGCAGAGTGATGACTGTGCTCCGTAACTCAAGACGCCGCAGCCACCGCCGCAACCATCGGTACACCCTCAGAGTTATCTACCTGGTGCTGGGGGTCCACCTGCTGTGCTTCCTGCCCTATCACGTCAATCTGCTGGGATACACGCTCACGCAGGTGAAGCTGGTGCCCCACTGCGGCCTGGCCAAGGTGACCATGGCTGCGCATCCCGTGGTGCTTTCTCTAGCCAGTTTCAACTGCTGCCTTAATCCACTCGTCTACTATTTCTCCAGCAGCCTGCTTCACAGAGAAGCTCCCAGGGGTCGAGTTAGAGGCAGCAAATGA